A section of the Styela clava chromosome 9, kaStyClav1.hap1.2, whole genome shotgun sequence genome encodes:
- the LOC120340064 gene encoding uncharacterized protein LOC120340064 — protein MENFGEATKHGIGESGDEPQAKIRCTESSLTNTDSIKLSDSILLFRDKKISNHGDVYEGEISSATYGTRPIAIKFVQYNKQSVEEAKILYLLNPHTHVVSVIHSDEYHQGPMKYMYIAMDRCNQDNLRGFVENRKKADIPFDPELALDFAKQLFAGILYIHDKLVVHKDLKPDNVFLSLDQKVVKIGDFGISEVIESKTQTVYTRKGLGTDGYRPPESFVPGFPTSQKTDIYSLAVIVYYVWSDGKHPFGDEKDLWNHFMKNHKNLNLDGLLVPDKAVAKDLLEWMLQFVPRKRPIINEVLSHKYMAPPNVKGLLFRDLQEESAPGESQTSIKDELLLPHFKNGTFKSDLPTKKKTKSHFSQVATSLSKLVNNFHFAKYLEAKEKNRKAALNSKNRIQLTDDILWYKDNVVHIRVVLAKGLDFTVYEGQRQLPNSVTEPSAIWVYSTRNRGFFHTLKALQQLPPHSNVLSVIASGRLIETSQIFAATDRCQFQTLDNYYKERKKNKILFDPRLALIHAKQLVSGLQHLHKHNIAHGIFKTNILFSLDMQNVKLCFSSFFWYNASFQNDILSLGYILYELWSNKPIVHGPILDFRVALDPSDLLIPNPDLAFDLLTRMMHKDKDQRLTIQQVVDHEFWKSINI, from the exons ATGGAAAACTTTGGTGAAGCAACGAAGCATGGAATTGGGGAAAGCGGTGATGAACCACAAGCTAAGATCAGATGTACGGAAAGCAGCTTAACAAATACAG ATTCGATCAAACTCTCCGATTCTATTTTGCTGTTTCgagataaaaaaatttcgaacCATGGTGATGTATATGAAGGAGAAATATCGAGTGCAACTTATGGAACTCGTCCGATTGCAATAAAGTTTGTTCAATACAACAAACAAAGTGTGGAAGAGGCAAAAATTCTTTACCTACTGAACCCTCACACTCATGTAGTCTCTGTGATTCATTCAGATGAATACCATCAAGGTCCAATGAAATATATGTACATTGCAATGGACAGATGTAACCAAGACAACTTGAGAGGttttgtggaaaatcgaaagaaaGCCGATATCCCATTCGATCCTGAACTTGCACTTGATTTTGCAAAACAGTTATTTGCTGGAATTTTATACATTCATGATAAACTTGTGGTGCACAAAGATCTCAAGCCTGATAATGTGTTCTTATCCCTGGATCAAAAAGTTGTCAAAATTGGTGATTTTGGCATAAGTGAAGTCATCGAGTCCAAGACACAAACAGTTTACACCAGAAAAGGTCTCGGTACTGACGGTTACAGACCTCCTGAATCATTTGTGCCTGGATTTCCAACTTCTCAAAAAACTGACATATATTCACTAGCTGTCATTGTTTACTATGTATGGAGTGACGGAAAACATCCCTTTGGCGATGAAAAGGATCTATGGAATCATTTcatgaaaaaccataaaaaccTGAATCTGGATGGACTTTTAGTTCCAGATAAAGCAGTTGCAAAAGATTTACTGGAATGGATGCTGCAGTTTGTTCCTCGTAAACGTCCAATAATAAACGAGGTTCTCTCTCATAAATATATGGCTCCACCGAATGTAAAAG GTTTATTATTCCGAGATCTACAGGAAGAATCTGCACCTGGCGAGTCTCAAACAAGCATCAAAGACGAACTTTTGCTTccacattttaaaaatggaacTTTCAAATCAGATTTGccaacaaaaaagaaaactaaaag TCATTTTTCACAAGTTGCAACTTCATTATCAAAGCTTGTTAATAATTTCCACTTTGCAAAATATCTTGAAGCCAAAGAAAAGAATAGAAAGGCAGCTCTGAACTCAAAAA ATCGAATACAACTTACTGATGACATCTTGTGGTATAAAGACAATGTGGTTCATATACGAGTAGTATTGGCTAAAGGATTGGATTTCACAGTTTACGAAGGTCAACGGCAACTTCCAAATTCAGTTACAGAACCTTCAGCAATATGGGTGTATTCTACGCGGAATAGAGGCTTTTTCCACACACTAAAAGCTCTTCAGCAACTTCCACCTCATTCAAACGTACTCTCTGTTATTGCTAGTGGTCGTTTGATTGAAACAAGTCAAATTTTTGCTGCTACTGATAGATGCCAGTTCCAAACTCTTGATAATTATTATAAAGAgagaaagaaaaacaaaattctttTTGATCCTAGACTTGCTCTCATACATGCAAAACAGTTAGTTAGTGGTCTACAACATTtgcataaacataatattgctCATGGAATATTTAAAACCAATATTCTGTTTTCACTTGACATGCAAAATGTGAAACtttgtttttcaagttttttctgGTATAATGCCAGctttcaaaatgatattttatcttTGGGTTACATCTTGTATGAATTGTGGTCTAATAAACCGATTGTCCATGGGCCAATCTTAGATTTTAGAGTAGCTTTGGATCCAAGTGATTTACTGATTCCTAACCCTGACTTAGCGTTTGATTTGCTCACAAGAATGATGCACAAAGATAAAGACCAACGACTAACAATTCAGCAGGTTGTTGATCATGAATTCTGGAAAAGTATCAACATTTag